In Salinigranum marinum, one DNA window encodes the following:
- a CDS encoding sensor histidine kinase: MKLRTKFVVVLFAVTVVLSSVTYGGLELYKQETLERNQESVDESARLAADQIASKVRERRDYIGYVASQPATANFSKAEATVGGVVNNSRFFAAQIVAANGTVVAFGGQINETVRRGTLGANVSDEAYFAEATTRSSYVSAPESVPSRDRTLVVISAPIITDDGLHGVFAASIYVSTDTLLDPVAALDTRTQRVTVTADDTVLLDSDDRFSQVLVGRATVEGTGWELTVARDRSRLNAQLQSLALAQGVGLFLVLLAVVGFWTWEYRMNLRQTERLLDGFSALLDGDHGYSLDMTASEEWMQIGEGFNELSTGLAAREAAVNEREQRLEVLNRILRHNLRNDMNVVLGYADVISSQSERAVVVDAAETIHETGSDLVDLGRKAQWIDEGLDDSAAERRQIDVVPLVDDVVADLSAAYPAVEVRTALASSAPALVAPAVETALRNVVENACEHNDAAEPRVDVAVTVGAGDPSADGADAESGANTDADPVPAPDGGDGGRVRIVVADNGPGISDYEREVVTGDRETALEHGSGIGLWLSRWLVEHSGGTLDFDDNLPRGTVVTLSFARATHDAQ, from the coding sequence ATGAAGCTCAGAACCAAGTTCGTCGTCGTCCTGTTCGCCGTGACGGTGGTACTCAGTAGCGTCACCTACGGTGGGCTGGAGCTGTACAAACAGGAGACGCTCGAACGGAACCAAGAGAGCGTCGACGAGTCGGCGCGGCTGGCGGCGGACCAGATCGCGAGCAAGGTCCGCGAGCGCCGCGACTACATCGGTTACGTGGCCTCACAGCCGGCCACGGCGAACTTCTCGAAGGCCGAGGCAACCGTCGGGGGCGTCGTCAACAACAGCCGGTTTTTCGCCGCACAGATCGTCGCGGCCAACGGGACTGTCGTGGCGTTCGGCGGCCAGATCAACGAGACTGTCCGTCGAGGGACGCTCGGGGCGAACGTCTCCGACGAGGCGTACTTCGCGGAGGCGACGACGCGGAGTTCGTACGTCTCCGCCCCCGAGTCGGTCCCGTCCCGGGACCGCACGCTCGTCGTCATCAGCGCGCCGATCATCACCGACGACGGGCTTCACGGCGTGTTCGCGGCCTCGATCTACGTCTCGACCGACACGCTGCTCGACCCGGTCGCGGCGCTCGACACGCGGACACAGCGGGTGACCGTCACCGCCGACGACACCGTGTTGCTCGACAGCGACGACCGGTTCAGCCAGGTGCTCGTCGGGAGGGCCACCGTCGAGGGGACCGGCTGGGAGCTCACGGTCGCTCGAGACCGCTCACGGCTGAACGCGCAGCTCCAGTCGCTGGCGCTCGCACAGGGTGTCGGTCTCTTCTTGGTGTTGCTGGCGGTCGTCGGCTTCTGGACGTGGGAGTACCGGATGAACCTCCGGCAGACGGAGCGGCTGCTCGACGGCTTCTCGGCGCTGCTCGACGGCGACCACGGCTACTCCCTCGACATGACGGCGAGCGAGGAGTGGATGCAGATCGGCGAGGGGTTCAACGAGCTCTCGACGGGGCTCGCAGCGCGCGAGGCGGCCGTCAACGAGCGCGAACAGCGGCTCGAAGTACTGAACCGGATCCTCAGGCACAACCTCCGCAACGACATGAACGTCGTGCTCGGCTACGCGGACGTCATCAGCAGCCAGTCCGAGCGTGCGGTCGTCGTCGACGCGGCCGAGACGATCCACGAGACGGGGAGCGATCTGGTCGACCTGGGCCGGAAGGCCCAGTGGATCGACGAGGGGCTCGACGACTCCGCCGCCGAACGGCGCCAGATCGACGTCGTCCCGCTGGTCGACGACGTCGTCGCCGACCTGTCGGCGGCGTACCCTGCGGTCGAGGTCCGGACCGCGCTCGCGTCGTCCGCGCCGGCGCTCGTCGCCCCGGCGGTCGAGACGGCGCTCCGCAACGTCGTCGAGAACGCGTGCGAGCACAACGACGCCGCCGAGCCACGGGTCGACGTGGCGGTGACGGTCGGAGCCGGCGACCCGTCAGCCGACGGCGCTGACGCCGAGTCGGGGGCGAACACCGACGCCGACCCGGTCCCGGCCCCCGACGGCGGCGACGGCGGACGGGTTCGGATCGTCGTCGCCGACAACGGCCCCGGCATCTCAGACTACGAGCGGGAGGTCGTCACGGGGGACCGCGAGACGGCGCTCGAACACGGCAGCGGCATCGGCCTGTGGCTCTCGCGGTGGCTCGTCGAACACTCCGGCGGGACGCTCGACTTCGATGACAACCTGCCGCGCGGCACCGTCGTGACGCTGTCGTTCGCACGGGCGACCCACGACGCGCAGTGA
- a CDS encoding SRPBCC family protein yields MVSVSTIERVSVAPERVFAFLDTPANHERISPSIASVHDVEPLESGGHRAAYTYRMVGVTLGGEIEVVAHDPPRRLRFAITGGIDGEMDWRIDADPEGALVTCEATFEVPGGAFGSVVEPVVRAYNQRELDRTLANLQAVLEALDTRS; encoded by the coding sequence ATGGTCTCCGTCTCGACGATCGAACGGGTGTCGGTCGCCCCCGAGCGCGTCTTCGCGTTCCTCGACACGCCGGCGAACCACGAGCGGATCTCGCCGAGTATCGCGTCCGTCCACGACGTCGAACCGCTCGAGAGCGGCGGCCACCGCGCGGCGTACACGTATCGGATGGTCGGTGTCACGCTCGGCGGGGAGATCGAGGTCGTCGCCCACGACCCGCCGCGACGGCTGCGGTTCGCCATCACCGGCGGGATCGACGGGGAGATGGACTGGCGGATCGACGCCGACCCCGAGGGGGCGCTCGTCACCTGTGAGGCGACGTTCGAGGTGCCCGGCGGCGCTTTCGGGTCGGTGGTCGAACCGGTCGTCCGCGCGTACAACCAGCGGGAGCTGGACCGGACGCTCGCGAACCTGCAAGCGGTGCTCGAAGCGCTCGACACACGGTCGTGA
- a CDS encoding metal-dependent hydrolase, whose amino-acid sequence MELTWHGHSCWHVQVGDTSLLIDPFFDNPHTSLEPADVDTPDYVLLTHGHADHIAHAGEFSEATLVATPELVEYATEELGFEEAVGGMGMNIGGTVECGDAYVTMHRADHTNGIMTGYASNAGMPGGFVISDTVPTQVSDEESTTFYHAGDTGLMSEMRDVIGPYLEPDAAALPVGDHFTMGPWQAAVAVDWLDVDHAFPMHYDTFPPIEIDTDDFVNEVAGTGSDAEVHVLAGDETFEL is encoded by the coding sequence ATGGAACTCACCTGGCACGGACACTCCTGTTGGCACGTACAGGTCGGCGACACCTCGCTCCTGATCGATCCGTTCTTCGACAACCCCCACACGTCGCTCGAACCGGCGGACGTCGACACGCCCGACTACGTGCTCTTGACACACGGGCACGCCGACCACATCGCCCACGCGGGCGAGTTCTCCGAGGCGACGCTCGTCGCCACGCCCGAGCTCGTCGAGTACGCCACGGAGGAGCTGGGCTTCGAGGAGGCCGTCGGCGGCATGGGGATGAACATCGGCGGGACGGTCGAGTGCGGCGACGCCTACGTGACGATGCACCGCGCGGACCACACGAACGGCATCATGACCGGCTACGCGAGCAACGCGGGGATGCCCGGCGGGTTCGTGATCTCCGACACGGTGCCCACACAGGTCTCCGACGAGGAGTCGACCACGTTCTACCACGCCGGCGACACCGGGCTCATGAGCGAAATGCGTGACGTCATCGGGCCGTATCTCGAACCCGACGCCGCCGCCCTCCCGGTCGGCGACCACTTCACGATGGGACCGTGGCAGGCCGCAGTCGCCGTCGACTGGCTCGACGTCGACCACGCGTTCCCGATGCATTACGACACGTTCCCGCCGATCGAGATCGACACAGACGACTTCGTGAACGAGGTCGCCGGAACAGGGAGCGACGCCGAGGTCCACGTCCTCGCGGGCGACGAGACGTTCGAGCTCTGA
- a CDS encoding DsrE family protein, producing MTKAAIVILASTESHENLGYLVNGLEAAKEFQDHDDELKVIFDGAGTQWIPELSEGDHDASPLYEALSEHVYVCDHCAGAFGVTEAVENSSADALAEYDGHPSVRQLVADGYEVITF from the coding sequence ATGACGAAGGCAGCGATCGTAATCCTGGCCAGCACGGAATCGCACGAGAACCTCGGCTACCTGGTCAACGGACTGGAGGCCGCAAAGGAGTTTCAGGACCACGACGACGAACTGAAGGTGATCTTCGACGGCGCGGGCACGCAGTGGATCCCGGAGCTCTCCGAGGGCGACCACGACGCGTCGCCGCTGTACGAGGCGCTTTCGGAGCACGTCTACGTCTGTGACCACTGCGCCGGCGCGTTCGGCGTGACCGAGGCCGTCGAGAACTCCTCGGCGGACGCGCTCGCCGAGTACGACGGCCACCCCTCGGTCCGCCAGCTCGTCGCCGACGGCTACGAGGTCATCACCTTCTGA
- a CDS encoding fumarylacetoacetate hydrolase family protein, whose translation MRHVRFTDPAGAVRTGEWLDDGVAFAGDEYGLDEVDLLPPCEPTKLVCIGRNYADHAAEMDNAVPDRPLLFLKPPNTLASHGSTVTLPAGKDRIDHEAELGVVVGSQARNVSTDEAMDHVAGFTCVNDLSNRDDQRQEQNWVRGKAFDGAAPIGPVLAAPEDVPDDARVQARVNGETRQDGSRAHLIFSVPELVAEITSYLTLEPGDVISTGTPAGVGPLADGDHVEIEIDGVGTLEHAVRIPE comes from the coding sequence ATGCGTCACGTCAGATTCACCGACCCCGCAGGCGCAGTGCGAACCGGCGAGTGGCTCGACGACGGCGTCGCCTTCGCCGGCGACGAGTACGGGCTCGACGAAGTCGACCTCCTCCCGCCGTGCGAGCCGACGAAGCTCGTCTGTATCGGGCGCAACTACGCCGACCACGCCGCGGAGATGGACAACGCTGTCCCCGACCGACCGCTGCTCTTCTTGAAGCCGCCGAACACCCTCGCCAGCCACGGCTCGACGGTGACGCTCCCGGCCGGGAAGGACCGCATCGACCACGAGGCCGAACTGGGCGTCGTCGTGGGCTCGCAGGCCCGGAACGTCTCGACCGACGAGGCGATGGACCACGTCGCCGGCTTCACCTGCGTGAACGATCTCTCCAACCGAGACGATCAGCGCCAAGAGCAAAACTGGGTCCGCGGGAAGGCGTTCGACGGTGCCGCGCCCATCGGGCCCGTGCTCGCGGCTCCCGAGGACGTCCCCGACGACGCACGGGTGCAGGCGCGGGTCAACGGCGAGACACGACAGGACGGTTCGCGCGCGCACCTCATCTTCTCGGTTCCCGAACTCGTCGCGGAGATCACCTCGTACCTGACGCTCGAACCCGGCGACGTGATCTCGACGGGGACGCCCGCGGGCGTGGGCCCGCTCGCCGACGGTGACCACGTCGAGATCGAGATCGACGGCGTCGGGACCCTCGAACACGCCGTCCGCATCCCCGAGTGA
- a CDS encoding gluconate 2-dehydrogenase subunit 3 family protein: MRLSRRDALAALAGIGAVGGGAGIVELAARGPPVAGDDAGTVDATPDGPASAGLDEDARAVLVATAEVLYPSAVTGHEAFVDTYVNGRVRGDPDHRAGLLSAVAELDAIARDWHSDAYPELARETRDRLLRDLGVDVADPNPEGPISSRLRWYVVNDLLYAFYTSPTGGRLVGTENPTGYPGGTESYQRGPEALDDG; encoded by the coding sequence ATGAGACTGTCGCGACGCGACGCGCTCGCCGCGCTCGCCGGCATCGGTGCCGTCGGCGGTGGCGCGGGGATCGTCGAACTCGCGGCGCGCGGCCCGCCGGTCGCCGGCGACGACGCGGGTACTGTCGACGCGACTCCGGACGGCCCCGCGTCCGCAGGCTTGGACGAGGACGCCCGGGCGGTCCTCGTCGCCACCGCCGAGGTGCTCTACCCCTCGGCGGTGACGGGTCACGAGGCGTTCGTCGACACGTACGTGAACGGTCGGGTCAGGGGCGACCCGGACCACCGTGCGGGGCTGCTCTCGGCGGTCGCCGAACTGGACGCGATCGCCCGTGACTGGCACAGCGACGCCTACCCGGAGCTCGCCCGCGAGACGCGCGACCGACTCCTGCGCGACCTGGGTGTGGACGTGGCCGACCCCAACCCCGAGGGTCCGATCTCCTCTCGGCTCCGGTGGTACGTCGTCAACGACCTGCTGTACGCCTTCTACACCTCGCCCACGGGCGGGCGGCTCGTCGGAACCGAGAACCCGACGGGCTACCCCGGCGGGACCGAATCGTACCAGCGCGGCCCGGAGGCGCTCGACGATGGCTGA
- a CDS encoding GMC family oxidoreductase — MAESDAGRRDRTPSPRTDVCVIGSGPAGALVACRLAEAGHDVVILEAGPRFDGDRKTRMETHLRPDRSNPWEMGGPRDAYASSGERHYPLNAARVKGVGGSSLHWHGMVMRLHERDFELRTRHGIGVDWPISYDDLRPFYHGAERELGVAGAVDNPYAPPREEPFPLPAFPPSYADSLFAPACEVLGIDMHSVPNARNSEPYDDRGACVGYGTCKPVCPSGAKYTAEVHVARAVDAGARVVDRAPVQRLVHDAAGDRVEAAVYATPDGTEHEQEARRFVVAAGGIETPRLLLLSRSSAYPDGLANSSGAVGRYFMDHLFAGMGGRLDVDTRQHHVGFNTSESHQFYDGTDPVNGLKLEFLNYAGPTVVGAALSADTWGDDLRTRLDETYGTHVGMGALVEQLPRAENRVTLDPSTRDDHGNPVPDVRWSLDGRTKAALRRANDLQARVLDELGATIEWRVGPANTGPAFHHMGTTRMGTDPDESVVDASLRTHDLANLWLVGSSTFPTGGAMNPTLTIAALSLRASERIDADL, encoded by the coding sequence ATGGCTGAGTCCGACGCCGGCCGCCGGGACCGGACACCCTCGCCGCGGACGGACGTCTGCGTGATCGGCTCCGGGCCCGCGGGAGCGCTCGTCGCCTGTCGGCTCGCCGAGGCGGGCCACGACGTCGTGATCCTCGAGGCTGGGCCGCGGTTCGACGGCGACCGGAAAACCCGGATGGAGACGCATCTCAGACCCGACCGGTCGAACCCATGGGAGATGGGTGGCCCCCGCGACGCGTACGCCTCGTCGGGCGAGCGACACTACCCGCTGAACGCCGCGCGCGTCAAGGGCGTCGGCGGGTCGTCGCTCCACTGGCACGGGATGGTGATGCGGCTCCACGAGCGGGACTTCGAACTCCGAACCAGACACGGCATCGGCGTCGACTGGCCGATCTCGTACGACGACCTCCGCCCCTTCTACCACGGCGCGGAGCGCGAACTCGGCGTCGCGGGCGCGGTCGACAACCCGTACGCGCCGCCCCGCGAGGAGCCGTTCCCCCTGCCGGCGTTTCCGCCCTCGTACGCCGACTCGCTCTTCGCGCCCGCCTGCGAGGTGCTGGGGATCGACATGCACTCGGTGCCGAACGCGCGCAACTCCGAGCCCTACGACGACAGGGGTGCCTGCGTCGGCTACGGCACCTGCAAACCCGTCTGTCCCTCGGGCGCGAAGTACACCGCCGAGGTCCACGTCGCCCGCGCGGTCGACGCCGGTGCGCGCGTCGTCGACCGCGCGCCGGTCCAGCGCCTCGTTCACGACGCCGCGGGCGACCGGGTCGAGGCGGCGGTGTACGCCACGCCCGACGGCACCGAACACGAACAGGAAGCCCGCCGGTTCGTCGTCGCCGCCGGCGGGATCGAGACCCCCCGGCTCCTCTTGCTGTCGCGCTCGTCGGCGTACCCCGACGGCCTCGCCAACTCCTCGGGTGCCGTGGGCCGGTACTTCATGGACCACCTCTTCGCCGGGATGGGCGGGCGGCTCGACGTTGACACCCGCCAGCACCACGTCGGGTTCAACACCAGCGAGTCACACCAGTTCTACGACGGCACCGACCCGGTCAACGGGCTCAAACTGGAGTTCCTCAACTACGCCGGCCCGACCGTCGTCGGCGCGGCGCTGTCGGCGGACACCTGGGGCGACGACCTCCGGACGCGACTGGACGAGACGTACGGCACCCACGTCGGGATGGGGGCGCTCGTCGAGCAGCTCCCGCGAGCGGAGAACCGCGTGACGCTCGATCCGTCGACGAGAGACGACCACGGCAACCCCGTCCCGGACGTTCGGTGGTCGCTCGACGGGAGGACGAAGGCGGCGTTGCGACGCGCGAACGACCTGCAGGCCCGCGTCCTCGACGAACTCGGTGCGACCATCGAGTGGCGCGTCGGGCCGGCGAACACCGGGCCGGCGTTTCACCACATGGGAACGACGCGGATGGGAACCGACCCTGACGAGAGCGTGGTCGACGCCTCGCTCAGGACGCACGACCTCGCGAACCTGTGGCTCGTCGGGTCGAGCACCTTCCCCACCGGCGGCGCGATGAACCCGACACTCACCATCGCGGCGCTTTCGCTCCGGGCGAGCGAGCGGATCGACGCGGACCTCTGA
- a CDS encoding helix-turn-helix domain-containing protein, producing the protein MIVEFDIDSDVLSHALRQAPDIAVVVDQLDASDAVPLRNLFWASGGDFETFETALADDPTITAFEGIADENGSRLYRVQYAEEVPEVEAYRASVDLDGVVLRAENDGDGWLVRMRFPSREAIAAFCERCWAADFDLHIRAVYDQHEQSPERRFGLTPPQYETLLTALRNGYFSIPRGASLQDVADELGVSSQAASERLRRGMKTLVRATLADLAADERPDGESIEANPNR; encoded by the coding sequence ATGATCGTAGAATTCGACATCGACTCGGACGTCCTCTCACACGCGCTGCGGCAGGCTCCCGACATCGCAGTCGTCGTCGATCAGCTCGACGCGTCGGACGCGGTCCCGCTCCGGAACCTCTTCTGGGCGAGCGGCGGCGACTTCGAGACGTTCGAGACCGCGCTCGCGGACGACCCGACGATCACGGCGTTCGAGGGCATCGCCGACGAGAACGGCTCGCGGCTCTACCGCGTCCAGTACGCCGAGGAGGTACCCGAGGTCGAGGCGTACCGCGCCTCGGTCGACCTCGACGGCGTCGTCCTCCGCGCGGAGAACGACGGCGACGGCTGGCTCGTCAGGATGCGCTTTCCGAGCCGCGAAGCGATCGCCGCGTTCTGTGAGCGGTGCTGGGCGGCCGACTTCGACCTCCACATCCGCGCGGTGTACGATCAACACGAACAGAGCCCCGAGCGGCGGTTCGGTCTCACGCCACCCCAGTACGAGACGCTCCTGACGGCGCTCCGCAACGGCTACTTCTCCATCCCACGCGGGGCGTCACTCCAGGACGTCGCCGACGAACTCGGCGTGTCGAGCCAGGCCGCCTCCGAACGGCTCCGACGGGGCATGAAGACGCTCGTCCGCGCCACGCTGGCCGACCTCGCAGCCGACGAGCGCCCGGACGGGGAGTCGATCGAAGCCAACCCCAACCGCTGA
- the hisC gene encoding histidinol-phosphate transaminase, with protein sequence MQPRDLSAHSPYVPGRGVEEVARDLGMEPEELTKLSSNENPHGPSPAAVDVLREYAAQVHVYPKASHTDLTDRLATEWDLSPEQVWVSAGADGSLDYLSRAMLDPGDRVLVPDPGFSYYGMTARYHHGTVSSYPLPKADGFSQTADRIMEAYDGERIVYVTTPHNPTGSEMARAELVDLLGRVDDHTLVVCDEAYGEYSERESAATLLDEFDNLAVTRTFSKAYGLAGLRIGYALVPTAWADTYARVNTPFAANELACRAARAALDDDAHLEKTVETARWAREYMYDHLDAPTWESAGNFVLCDVGDASAVADASQRAGVIVRDCSSFGLPACLRVSTGTREGTKRAVEVLNRVAREVAEA encoded by the coding sequence ATGCAGCCACGGGACCTCTCCGCACACTCCCCGTACGTCCCCGGACGGGGCGTCGAGGAGGTCGCCCGCGACCTCGGCATGGAGCCCGAGGAGTTGACGAAGCTCTCGTCGAACGAGAACCCCCACGGCCCGAGCCCCGCCGCCGTCGACGTCCTTCGGGAGTACGCCGCACAGGTCCACGTCTACCCGAAGGCGTCACACACCGATCTGACGGACCGACTCGCGACCGAGTGGGACCTCTCGCCCGAGCAGGTGTGGGTCTCCGCGGGTGCCGACGGCTCGCTCGACTACCTCTCCCGCGCCATGCTCGATCCCGGCGACCGCGTCCTCGTCCCCGACCCGGGCTTCTCGTACTACGGGATGACCGCTCGCTACCACCACGGCACCGTCTCCTCCTACCCGCTCCCGAAGGCCGACGGCTTCTCACAGACCGCCGACCGGATCATGGAGGCGTACGACGGCGAACGGATCGTCTACGTCACGACGCCGCACAACCCCACCGGCAGCGAGATGGCGCGCGCGGAACTCGTCGACCTCCTCGGCCGCGTCGACGACCACACGCTCGTCGTCTGCGACGAGGCCTACGGCGAGTACTCGGAGCGCGAGAGCGCGGCGACGCTCCTCGACGAGTTCGACAACCTCGCCGTTACGCGGACGTTCTCGAAGGCGTACGGCCTCGCTGGCCTGCGGATCGGCTACGCGCTCGTCCCGACGGCGTGGGCCGATACCTACGCCCGTGTGAACACGCCATTCGCGGCGAACGAACTCGCCTGTCGGGCCGCCCGAGCGGCGCTCGACGACGACGCCCATCTGGAGAAGACGGTCGAGACCGCCCGCTGGGCCCGCGAGTACATGTACGACCACCTCGACGCGCCGACGTGGGAGAGCGCGGGCAACTTCGTGCTCTGCGACGTCGGCGACGCCTCCGCCGTGGCCGACGCCAGCCAGCGCGCGGGCGTCATCGTTCGGGACTGTTCCTCGTTCGGCCTCCCCGCCTGTCTCCGCGTGTCGACAGGGACGCGCGAGGGGACGAAACGCGCCGTCGAGGTGCTGAACCGCGTCGCGCGCGAGGTGGCCGAGGCGTGA
- a CDS encoding adenylate kinase family protein: MRVVLTGTPGTGKTTASDRLPHEVVHLNAVIEREGLWTERDEGRDSLVVDLDGLRAWVDDAVGSTDDEGVVVLESHLAHLLDADRVVVLRCRPDVLESRLRERGESAEKARENAESEALDVILTEAVDAHGSERVYEIDTTDRSPDAVAAEVEAVVAGDRDPSAGDVDFLDYLHS; encoded by the coding sequence GTGAGAGTCGTCCTGACCGGGACGCCCGGGACGGGCAAGACGACAGCGTCCGACCGCCTCCCGCACGAGGTGGTCCACCTCAACGCGGTGATCGAACGTGAGGGACTGTGGACCGAACGCGACGAGGGACGGGACTCGCTCGTCGTCGACCTCGACGGTCTCCGCGCGTGGGTCGACGACGCCGTCGGATCCACGGACGACGAGGGAGTCGTCGTCCTCGAATCACACCTCGCTCACCTGCTCGACGCCGACCGCGTGGTCGTCCTTCGGTGTCGCCCCGACGTGCTCGAATCCCGCCTTCGAGAACGGGGTGAGTCGGCGGAGAAAGCCCGCGAGAACGCCGAGAGCGAGGCGCTCGACGTAATCCTCACCGAGGCCGTCGACGCTCACGGCTCCGAGCGCGTGTACGAGATCGACACGACCGACCGCTCGCCCGACGCGGTCGCCGCCGAGGTCGAGGCCGTCGTCGCGGGCGACCGCGACCCCTCCGCGGGCGACGTGGACTTCCTCGACTACCTCCACTCATGA
- a CDS encoding CDP-alcohol phosphatidyltransferase family protein, translating to MTLDRFRPLADRALGPFVTAADAVGLSPNGVSVIAFVVAVLAGGAFYAASSLAYVVGAVCVFLNGWLDLVDGALAREQEVASDAGDFLDHVLDRYADIVIIAGLAAGVGRYGLGFAAVTGVVMTSYLGTQIQAVGLGRAYGGLVGRADRLALVGLATVVGAVVPGPLVAGLSVIGLLLAFFAVVGHLTALQRFWGAWSDLT from the coding sequence ATGACGCTCGACCGGTTTCGGCCGCTCGCCGACCGCGCGCTCGGCCCGTTCGTCACGGCGGCCGACGCGGTCGGGCTCAGCCCGAACGGCGTGAGCGTCATCGCATTCGTCGTCGCCGTCCTCGCCGGCGGGGCGTTCTACGCGGCCTCGTCGCTCGCGTACGTCGTCGGCGCGGTCTGCGTCTTCCTGAACGGCTGGCTCGATCTCGTCGACGGCGCCCTTGCCCGCGAGCAGGAGGTCGCGAGCGACGCCGGCGACTTCCTCGACCACGTGCTCGACCGCTACGCCGACATCGTCATCATCGCCGGGCTCGCCGCCGGCGTCGGCCGATACGGACTCGGCTTCGCGGCCGTCACCGGCGTCGTCATGACCTCGTACCTGGGGACGCAGATCCAGGCGGTCGGGCTCGGTCGCGCCTACGGCGGGCTTGTCGGCCGGGCGGACCGCCTCGCGCTCGTGGGACTCGCGACCGTCGTCGGCGCGGTCGTTCCCGGCCCGCTGGTCGCGGGGCTCTCCGTGATCGGGCTGCTCTTGGCCTTCTTCGCCGTCGTCGGCCACCTCACTGCCCTCCAACGCTTCTGGGGCGCGTGGTCCGATCTTACGTGA
- a CDS encoding multiprotein bridging factor aMBF1, with translation MPQCEMCGASKSSLTTVKVEGAELELCDECKDFGTEVRTESSSSSTSKYSTSSSSGKSSSSSSTSSSSSSSSSTRRRRDMFDTMDEIATDYDKRVREARESRGQSQQELAGELNEKTSLIRKIERGDVLPSDDVRKKLERELGISLTEGSSGDDDSEWSSGSSTTTTLGDVVKRKD, from the coding sequence ATGCCCCAGTGCGAGATGTGCGGCGCCTCCAAGTCGTCGCTCACCACCGTCAAGGTCGAGGGTGCCGAACTGGAACTCTGCGACGAGTGCAAGGACTTCGGCACCGAGGTCCGCACTGAGTCGTCGTCGAGTTCCACGAGCAAATACTCGACGTCGTCCTCGTCCGGGAAGTCGTCCTCTTCGTCGTCCACGTCGTCCTCGTCGTCCTCTTCGTCGTCGACGCGACGCCGACGGGACATGTTCGACACGATGGACGAGATCGCGACCGACTACGACAAGCGCGTCCGCGAGGCCCGTGAGAGCCGCGGCCAGAGCCAACAGGAGCTCGCCGGCGAACTCAACGAGAAGACGAGCCTCATCCGGAAGATCGAGCGCGGTGACGTCCTCCCCAGCGACGACGTCCGAAAGAAACTCGAACGCGAACTCGGCATCTCGCTGACCGAGGGGTCGAGCGGCGACGACGACAGCGAGTGGTCCTCGGGGTCGTCTACCACGACGACGCTCGGCGACGTGGTCAAGCGCAAGGACTGA
- the tpiA gene encoding triose-phosphate isomerase encodes MFILVNLKAYPCDPVAVAEAARDVAEESGVRIAVSPQAAHIERVAETGVETWAQHVSPNDHGSHTGSTLAEAVAEAGAVGTLLNHSENRLKLADIDASLAAAERAGLETCVCGNNPEQIGAVSALGPDSVAVEPPELIGGDISVSTADPDIVVDAVEAAAAVDEDVEVYCGAGVSTGDDVVAAGDLGATGILLASGVAKADDPRAALEDLVAGL; translated from the coding sequence ATGTTCATTCTGGTGAACCTCAAGGCGTACCCCTGCGACCCGGTCGCGGTCGCGGAGGCCGCCCGTGACGTCGCCGAGGAGTCGGGCGTTCGAATCGCCGTCTCGCCGCAGGCCGCACACATCGAGCGCGTCGCCGAGACGGGTGTCGAAACGTGGGCCCAGCACGTCTCGCCGAACGACCACGGCTCGCACACGGGGAGCACGCTCGCCGAGGCCGTCGCCGAGGCCGGTGCAGTGGGGACACTCCTCAACCACTCGGAGAACCGACTGAAGCTCGCCGACATCGACGCCTCGCTCGCGGCCGCCGAGCGCGCCGGCCTCGAAACGTGCGTCTGTGGGAACAACCCCGAACAGATCGGTGCCGTATCGGCACTCGGCCCCGACTCCGTCGCGGTCGAACCGCCGGAACTCATCGGCGGCGACATCTCGGTCTCCACCGCCGATCCCGACATCGTCGTCGACGCCGTCGAGGCAGCCGCGGCCGTCGACGAGGACGTCGAGGTGTACTGCGGCGCGGGCGTCTCGACCGGCGACGACGTCGTCGCCGCCGGCGATCTCGGCGCGACGGGCATCCTCCTCGCCTCGGGCGTCGCCAAGGCCGACGACCCGCGGGCGGCGCTGGAAGACCTCGTCGCGGGGCTGTAG